In one Silene latifolia isolate original U9 population chromosome 10, ASM4854445v1, whole genome shotgun sequence genomic region, the following are encoded:
- the LOC141606602 gene encoding cleavage and polyadenylation specificity factor subunit 1 isoform X1, whose translation MSYAAYKMMHYPTGIENCASGYITHSISDFTPPLPVLPTDDVDPDDWPGPTAGPTPGIGPVPNLVVSAANVLEVYTVRVSTAAESKDVKRGGVMSGVSGVSLELACHYRLHGNIESIAVLSVGGGDSSRRRDAIILTFRDAKISVLEYDDSIHGLRASSLHCFEGSDWLHLKRGRESFARGPLVKVDPQGRCGGVLVYDLQMIILKTVQAGSGFAGEDESFSYGGAASARVDSSYMINLRDLDIKHVKDFVYVHGYIEPVLVILHEQELTWAGRISWKHHTCMLSALSINTTMKQHPIIWSAMNLPHDAYKLLAVPSPIGGVLVICANAIHYHSQSMSCSLAVNNFATSADGSQEMLRSSFNVELDAAHATWLANDVAMLSTKSGELLLLTLVYDGRVVQRLDLVKSRASVLTSGITTVGSSLFFLGSRMGDSMLVQYSSGTVATISSSASKEEVADIEGDAPSTKRLRRSSSDALQDLFGSEDLSLYGSTPNKADSTQKSFSFAARDSLINVGPLKDFAYGLRINANASATGITKQSNYELVCCSGHGKHGALCVLQRSVRPDVITEVKLPGVKGIWTVYHKSSRNHSSGASRIAAEEDEYHAYLIISLEERTMVLETAEMLGEVTESVEYYVVGSTIAAGNLFGRRRVIQVYANGARILDGSFSTQELPLGTSTESGSASENLVVSAVSIADPFVLLKMSDNSIQLLVGDPSSSKVSLSVPSVFEGSKKSISACTLYNDRGPEPWLRKASTDAWLSSGVGEAIDAADGLPHGDVYCVVCYDTGTLEIFDVPNFKCVFSVEKFISGKAHLVDSFVKEIGEPLKPLKNAEDLVGQGRKENIQNIQVAELAMHRWSGQHSCPFLFGILTDGTILCYQAFVFELQENTKNDDGKGVKDSIMADNSSSRLRNLRFLRISLDMHTREEQPGHGIPRISVFKNVGGCQGFFLPGLRPAWFMEFRERLRVHPQLCDGSIVAFAVLHNINCNHGFIYVTSEGFLKICQLPAGLNYDNYWPVQKMPLKGTPHQVTYFAEKNLYPIIVSTSVAKPLTQILSSMADQESGHQIDHSNLSPDELHGAYNIDEFEIRILEPENSGAIWQTKATIPMQSLENALTVRMVTLLNTTTNENEMLLAVGTAYVQGEDVAARGRVLLYALGRSENPQNLVSEVYSKELKGAISALASLQGHLLIAAGPKIVLHKWTGSDLTGVAFFDAPPLHVVSLNIVKNFILIGDIHKSIYFLSWKEQGAQLNLLAKDFGSLDCFSTEFLIDGSTLSLVVSDEQKNVQILYYAPKLSESWKGQKLLSRAEFHIGAHVTKFLRLQMLPASSNATPTSDKTNRYALLFGTLDGSIGCVAPLDELSFRRLQSLQKKLVDAVPHFAGLNPRSFRQFQSNGRAHRPGPENIVDCELLCHYEMLPLEEQLEIAQQIGTTRSQILSNINDLAVGTSFL comes from the exons ATGAGTTACGCAGCGTACAAGATGATGCACTACCCAACCGGCATCGAAAACTGTGCTTCCGGTTACATTACTCACTCTATTTCCGATTTTACCCCTCCGCTCCCGGTACTCCCTACCGATGACGTGGACCCTGATGATTGGCCCGGTCCTACTGCCGGTCCCACCCCCGGCATTGGTCCTGTGCCGAATCTTGTTGTTTCCGCTGCTAATGTACTCGAAGTTTATACCGTTCGTGTTTCGACTGCGGCGGAGTCGAAAGATGTTAAGCGCGGTGGCGTTATGAGTGGTGTTTCGGGCGTGTCGTTGGAGCTCGCTTGTCATTATAG GTTGCATGGTAATATAGAATCTATTGCTGTACTGTCAGTTGGCGGTGGTGACAGTTCTAGAAGGAGAGACGCTATCATCCTGACATTTCGAGACGCAAAAATTTCTGTTTTAGAGTATGACGATTCAATTCATGGTCTGCGTGCAAG TTCATTGCATTGTTTTGAGGGTTCAGATTGGCTTCATCTAAAAAGGGGAAGGGAGTCGTTTGCCAGGGGTCCCTTGGTAAAGGTTGATCCTCAAGGCAGGTGCGGCGGAGTTCTTGTTTATGATCTGCAAATGATAATACTTAAGACTGTTCAG GCCGGTAGTGGTTTTGCCGGGGAGGACGAAAGTTTTAGTTACGGAGGTGCTGCTTCTGCTCGTGTTGACTCATCGTACATGATAAATCTAAGGGACTTGGACATAAAACATGTCAAAGATTTTGTATATGTGCACG GTTATATTGAGCCAGTGTTGGTGATTCTTCATGAACAAGAGCTTACTTGGGCAGGGAGGATCTCCTGGAAGCACCACACATGCATGCTCTCAGCCCTTAGCATCAACACGACTATGAAGCAGCATCCCATTATCTGGTCTGCTATG AACCTTCCCCATGATGCTTACAAGCTACTTGCAGTCCCTTCTCCAATCGGGGGTGTTCTTGTGATTTGCGCTAATGCTATTCATTATCACAGCCAG TCAATGTCATGTTCTTTGGCTGTGAACAATTTCGCGACTTCTGCTGATGGCAG TCAAGAGATGCTAAGGTCAAGCTTCAATGTGGAACTTGATGCTGCTCATGCCACTTGGCTAGCTAATGATGTTGCCATGCTGTCAACCAAATCCGGAGAATTATTGCTACTGACACTAGTTTATGATGGAAG GGTTGTGCAGAGGCTTGATCTTGTGAAATCCCGAGCTTCTGTTCTTACATCG GGTATCACTACAGTTGGAAGCTCCCTGTTCTTTTTAGGTAGTCGCATGGGGGATAGTATGCTTGTGCAGTATTCTTCAGGGACTGTGGCCACAATCTCTTCGTCTGCTTCTAAGGAGGAG GTTGCTGATATTGAAGGCGATGCACCATCGACAAAAAGGCTAAGACGCTCATCTTCCGATGCTTTGCAAGACTTATTTGGTAGTGAAGATCTTTCATTGTATGGTTCAACCCCAAATAAGGCAGACTCAACACAG AAGTCTTTCTCGTTTGCTGCTAGGGATTCTTTGATAAATGTCGGTCCTTTGAAAGATTTCGCATATGGTTTACGGATCAATGCAAACGCGAGTGCTACTGGAATTACCAAACAAAGTAACTATGAATTG GTCTGCTGTTCTGGACATGGAAAACATGGTGCTCTATGTGTTCTTCAGCGCTCCGTACGGCCAGATGTGATCACTGAG GTCAAATTACCTGGGGTTAAAGGAATTTGGACTGTCTATCACAAGAGTTCCCGCAATCATAGTTCTGGTGCATCCAGAATAGCAGCGGAGGAAGATGAATATCATGCTTATTTGATCATAAGTTTAGAGGAGCGAACAATG GTTCTTGAGACAGCTGAAATGCTCGGCGAAGTCACTGAAAGTGTTGAATATTATGTGGTAGGGAGTACAATTGCCGCTGGGAATCTATTTGGAAG GCGTCGTGTTATCCAAGTTTATGCCAATGGTGCTCGAATTCTTGATGGTTCATTTTCGACCCAGGAGCTACCTCTTGGAACTAGCACGGAATCAGGTTCTGCATCTGAGAATTTAGTTGTGTCGGCCGTGTCAATTGCAGATCCTTTTGTTCTACTCAAGATGAGCGATAATAGTATTCAGcttcttgttggag ATCCTTCTAGTTCCAAAGTTTCCTTGTCTGTGCCCTCGGTATTTGAAGGCTCGAAAAAGTCAATTTCTGCGTGCACACTTTATAATGATAGAGGTCCTGAACCATGGCTCCGAAAGGCCAGTACTGATGCCTGGCTTTCATCTGGAGTTGGTGAGGCTATTGATGCAGCAGATGGACTGCCACATGGAGATGTCTACTGTGTTGTTTGTTATGACACTGGCACTCTTGAAATATTTGATGTGCCTAATTTTAAATGTGTTTTTTCTGTGGAAAAATTCATCTCGGGAAAGGCCCATCTGGTTGATTCTTTTGTCAAAGAAATAGGAGAACCTCTCAAACCTCTCAAGAATGCTGAAGATCTCGTTGGTCAAGGAAGAAAAGAGAACATACAGAACATTCAGGTTGCTGAATTGGCAATGCACAGATGGTCTGGGCAGCACAGTTGCCCTTTCCTGTTTGGAATATTGACCGATGGAACTATTCTGTGTTACCAAGCCTTTGTATTTGAGCTTCAGGAAAATACTAAAAACGATGATGGGAAAGGTGTTAAAGATTCCATAATGGCTGACAACTCAAGTTCTAGGCTGCGGAATTTGAGGTTTCTTCGTATCTCCTTGGACATGCACACACGGGAGGAACAGCCTGGGCACGGTATCCCACGAATTTCCGTTTTCAAGAATGTTGGTGGGTGTCAGGGCTTTTTTCTTCCTGGGTTAAGACCAGCATGGTTCATGGAATTCAGAGAACGCTTGCGTGTTCATCCACAG TTATGTGATGGATCCATTGTAGCATTCGCCGTccttcacaacattaattgcAATCATGGATTCATATATGTGACCTCAGAG GGTTTTCTTAAAATATGTCAACTGCCAGCTGGATTGAATTATGACAATTACTGGCCCGTTCAAAAA ATGCCACTGAAGGGTACTCCGCATCAAGTCACCTATTTTGCTGAGAAGAACTTATACCCAATTATTGTTTCTACCTCA GTTGCTAAGCCCTTAACTCAGATTCTTTCATCTATGGCTGATCAAGAATCTGGTCATCAGATCGATCATAGCAATCTCAGTCCTGATGAGCTACATGGAGCTTACAATATAGACGAATTTGAAATTCGAATCTTAGAGCCAGAGAATTCTGGTGCTATCTGGCAAACAAAAGCTACTATTCCCATGCAAAGTTTGGAAAATGCTCTCACTGTCAGAATGGTTACTCTTCTT AACACCACGACCAATGAAAATGAAATGCTTTTAGCTGTTGGCACTGCTTATGTTCAAGGCGAGGATGTAGCGGCAAGAGGGCGTGTGCTTTTGTACGCTCTTGGAAGATCAGAAAACCCTCAGAATTTG GTTTCTGAGGTTTACTCAAAGGAATTGAAAGGTGCTATATCTGCTTTAGCTTCACTTCAAGGTCATTTGTTGATAGCTGCTGGACCCAAGATTGTCTTGCATAAATGGACTGGCTCAGATTTGACTGGCGTGGCTTTCTTTGATGCTCCACCTCTGCATGTTGTCAGCCTAAACATT GTTAAAAATTTTATTCTCATTGGTGACATTCACAAGAGTATATATTTTCTTAGCTGGAAGGAACAAGGTGCTCAGCTAAACTTGCTggccaaagatttcggatcactTGATTGTTTCTCGACGGAGTTTTTGATTGATGGAAGTACACTCAGTCTTGTTGTATCTGATGAACAGAAAAATGTTCAG ATCCTTTACTATGCACCAAAGCTGTCTGAAAGCTGGAAAGGACAGAAGCTTCTTTCAAGAGCGGAGTTTCATATTGGCGCTCATGTGACAAAGTTCCTGAGATTACAAATGCTTCCTGCTTCATCGAATGCTACTCCAACCTCTGACAAAACCAACAGATATGCTCTATTATTTGGTACTCTTGATGGAAGCATAGGTTGTGTTGCTCCTCTTGACGAGCTCTCATTTAGGAGACTACAATCACTTCAGAAAAAGCTTGTTGATGCTGTGCCTCATTTTGCTGGGTTAAACCCAAGATCTTTTCGACAGTTTCAGTCCAATGGCAGGGCACATCGACCTGGACCTGAAAACATAGTCGACTGTGAGCTGCTTTGCCA TTATGAGATGCTGCCTTTGGAAGAACAACTGGAAATCGCCCAGCAGATTGGAACCACTAGGTCACAAATACTTTCAAATATAAATGACCTTGCTGTTGGGACCAGCTTTTTGTGA
- the LOC141606602 gene encoding cleavage and polyadenylation specificity factor subunit 1 isoform X2, whose protein sequence is MINLRDLDIKHVKDFVYVHGYIEPVLVILHEQELTWAGRISWKHHTCMLSALSINTTMKQHPIIWSAMNLPHDAYKLLAVPSPIGGVLVICANAIHYHSQSMSCSLAVNNFATSADGSQEMLRSSFNVELDAAHATWLANDVAMLSTKSGELLLLTLVYDGRVVQRLDLVKSRASVLTSGITTVGSSLFFLGSRMGDSMLVQYSSGTVATISSSASKEEVADIEGDAPSTKRLRRSSSDALQDLFGSEDLSLYGSTPNKADSTQKSFSFAARDSLINVGPLKDFAYGLRINANASATGITKQSNYELVCCSGHGKHGALCVLQRSVRPDVITEVKLPGVKGIWTVYHKSSRNHSSGASRIAAEEDEYHAYLIISLEERTMVLETAEMLGEVTESVEYYVVGSTIAAGNLFGRRRVIQVYANGARILDGSFSTQELPLGTSTESGSASENLVVSAVSIADPFVLLKMSDNSIQLLVGDPSSSKVSLSVPSVFEGSKKSISACTLYNDRGPEPWLRKASTDAWLSSGVGEAIDAADGLPHGDVYCVVCYDTGTLEIFDVPNFKCVFSVEKFISGKAHLVDSFVKEIGEPLKPLKNAEDLVGQGRKENIQNIQVAELAMHRWSGQHSCPFLFGILTDGTILCYQAFVFELQENTKNDDGKGVKDSIMADNSSSRLRNLRFLRISLDMHTREEQPGHGIPRISVFKNVGGCQGFFLPGLRPAWFMEFRERLRVHPQLCDGSIVAFAVLHNINCNHGFIYVTSEGFLKICQLPAGLNYDNYWPVQKMPLKGTPHQVTYFAEKNLYPIIVSTSVAKPLTQILSSMADQESGHQIDHSNLSPDELHGAYNIDEFEIRILEPENSGAIWQTKATIPMQSLENALTVRMVTLLNTTTNENEMLLAVGTAYVQGEDVAARGRVLLYALGRSENPQNLVSEVYSKELKGAISALASLQGHLLIAAGPKIVLHKWTGSDLTGVAFFDAPPLHVVSLNIVKNFILIGDIHKSIYFLSWKEQGAQLNLLAKDFGSLDCFSTEFLIDGSTLSLVVSDEQKNVQILYYAPKLSESWKGQKLLSRAEFHIGAHVTKFLRLQMLPASSNATPTSDKTNRYALLFGTLDGSIGCVAPLDELSFRRLQSLQKKLVDAVPHFAGLNPRSFRQFQSNGRAHRPGPENIVDCELLCHYEMLPLEEQLEIAQQIGTTRSQILSNINDLAVGTSFL, encoded by the exons ATGATAAATCTAAGGGACTTGGACATAAAACATGTCAAAGATTTTGTATATGTGCACG GTTATATTGAGCCAGTGTTGGTGATTCTTCATGAACAAGAGCTTACTTGGGCAGGGAGGATCTCCTGGAAGCACCACACATGCATGCTCTCAGCCCTTAGCATCAACACGACTATGAAGCAGCATCCCATTATCTGGTCTGCTATG AACCTTCCCCATGATGCTTACAAGCTACTTGCAGTCCCTTCTCCAATCGGGGGTGTTCTTGTGATTTGCGCTAATGCTATTCATTATCACAGCCAG TCAATGTCATGTTCTTTGGCTGTGAACAATTTCGCGACTTCTGCTGATGGCAG TCAAGAGATGCTAAGGTCAAGCTTCAATGTGGAACTTGATGCTGCTCATGCCACTTGGCTAGCTAATGATGTTGCCATGCTGTCAACCAAATCCGGAGAATTATTGCTACTGACACTAGTTTATGATGGAAG GGTTGTGCAGAGGCTTGATCTTGTGAAATCCCGAGCTTCTGTTCTTACATCG GGTATCACTACAGTTGGAAGCTCCCTGTTCTTTTTAGGTAGTCGCATGGGGGATAGTATGCTTGTGCAGTATTCTTCAGGGACTGTGGCCACAATCTCTTCGTCTGCTTCTAAGGAGGAG GTTGCTGATATTGAAGGCGATGCACCATCGACAAAAAGGCTAAGACGCTCATCTTCCGATGCTTTGCAAGACTTATTTGGTAGTGAAGATCTTTCATTGTATGGTTCAACCCCAAATAAGGCAGACTCAACACAG AAGTCTTTCTCGTTTGCTGCTAGGGATTCTTTGATAAATGTCGGTCCTTTGAAAGATTTCGCATATGGTTTACGGATCAATGCAAACGCGAGTGCTACTGGAATTACCAAACAAAGTAACTATGAATTG GTCTGCTGTTCTGGACATGGAAAACATGGTGCTCTATGTGTTCTTCAGCGCTCCGTACGGCCAGATGTGATCACTGAG GTCAAATTACCTGGGGTTAAAGGAATTTGGACTGTCTATCACAAGAGTTCCCGCAATCATAGTTCTGGTGCATCCAGAATAGCAGCGGAGGAAGATGAATATCATGCTTATTTGATCATAAGTTTAGAGGAGCGAACAATG GTTCTTGAGACAGCTGAAATGCTCGGCGAAGTCACTGAAAGTGTTGAATATTATGTGGTAGGGAGTACAATTGCCGCTGGGAATCTATTTGGAAG GCGTCGTGTTATCCAAGTTTATGCCAATGGTGCTCGAATTCTTGATGGTTCATTTTCGACCCAGGAGCTACCTCTTGGAACTAGCACGGAATCAGGTTCTGCATCTGAGAATTTAGTTGTGTCGGCCGTGTCAATTGCAGATCCTTTTGTTCTACTCAAGATGAGCGATAATAGTATTCAGcttcttgttggag ATCCTTCTAGTTCCAAAGTTTCCTTGTCTGTGCCCTCGGTATTTGAAGGCTCGAAAAAGTCAATTTCTGCGTGCACACTTTATAATGATAGAGGTCCTGAACCATGGCTCCGAAAGGCCAGTACTGATGCCTGGCTTTCATCTGGAGTTGGTGAGGCTATTGATGCAGCAGATGGACTGCCACATGGAGATGTCTACTGTGTTGTTTGTTATGACACTGGCACTCTTGAAATATTTGATGTGCCTAATTTTAAATGTGTTTTTTCTGTGGAAAAATTCATCTCGGGAAAGGCCCATCTGGTTGATTCTTTTGTCAAAGAAATAGGAGAACCTCTCAAACCTCTCAAGAATGCTGAAGATCTCGTTGGTCAAGGAAGAAAAGAGAACATACAGAACATTCAGGTTGCTGAATTGGCAATGCACAGATGGTCTGGGCAGCACAGTTGCCCTTTCCTGTTTGGAATATTGACCGATGGAACTATTCTGTGTTACCAAGCCTTTGTATTTGAGCTTCAGGAAAATACTAAAAACGATGATGGGAAAGGTGTTAAAGATTCCATAATGGCTGACAACTCAAGTTCTAGGCTGCGGAATTTGAGGTTTCTTCGTATCTCCTTGGACATGCACACACGGGAGGAACAGCCTGGGCACGGTATCCCACGAATTTCCGTTTTCAAGAATGTTGGTGGGTGTCAGGGCTTTTTTCTTCCTGGGTTAAGACCAGCATGGTTCATGGAATTCAGAGAACGCTTGCGTGTTCATCCACAG TTATGTGATGGATCCATTGTAGCATTCGCCGTccttcacaacattaattgcAATCATGGATTCATATATGTGACCTCAGAG GGTTTTCTTAAAATATGTCAACTGCCAGCTGGATTGAATTATGACAATTACTGGCCCGTTCAAAAA ATGCCACTGAAGGGTACTCCGCATCAAGTCACCTATTTTGCTGAGAAGAACTTATACCCAATTATTGTTTCTACCTCA GTTGCTAAGCCCTTAACTCAGATTCTTTCATCTATGGCTGATCAAGAATCTGGTCATCAGATCGATCATAGCAATCTCAGTCCTGATGAGCTACATGGAGCTTACAATATAGACGAATTTGAAATTCGAATCTTAGAGCCAGAGAATTCTGGTGCTATCTGGCAAACAAAAGCTACTATTCCCATGCAAAGTTTGGAAAATGCTCTCACTGTCAGAATGGTTACTCTTCTT AACACCACGACCAATGAAAATGAAATGCTTTTAGCTGTTGGCACTGCTTATGTTCAAGGCGAGGATGTAGCGGCAAGAGGGCGTGTGCTTTTGTACGCTCTTGGAAGATCAGAAAACCCTCAGAATTTG GTTTCTGAGGTTTACTCAAAGGAATTGAAAGGTGCTATATCTGCTTTAGCTTCACTTCAAGGTCATTTGTTGATAGCTGCTGGACCCAAGATTGTCTTGCATAAATGGACTGGCTCAGATTTGACTGGCGTGGCTTTCTTTGATGCTCCACCTCTGCATGTTGTCAGCCTAAACATT GTTAAAAATTTTATTCTCATTGGTGACATTCACAAGAGTATATATTTTCTTAGCTGGAAGGAACAAGGTGCTCAGCTAAACTTGCTggccaaagatttcggatcactTGATTGTTTCTCGACGGAGTTTTTGATTGATGGAAGTACACTCAGTCTTGTTGTATCTGATGAACAGAAAAATGTTCAG ATCCTTTACTATGCACCAAAGCTGTCTGAAAGCTGGAAAGGACAGAAGCTTCTTTCAAGAGCGGAGTTTCATATTGGCGCTCATGTGACAAAGTTCCTGAGATTACAAATGCTTCCTGCTTCATCGAATGCTACTCCAACCTCTGACAAAACCAACAGATATGCTCTATTATTTGGTACTCTTGATGGAAGCATAGGTTGTGTTGCTCCTCTTGACGAGCTCTCATTTAGGAGACTACAATCACTTCAGAAAAAGCTTGTTGATGCTGTGCCTCATTTTGCTGGGTTAAACCCAAGATCTTTTCGACAGTTTCAGTCCAATGGCAGGGCACATCGACCTGGACCTGAAAACATAGTCGACTGTGAGCTGCTTTGCCA TTATGAGATGCTGCCTTTGGAAGAACAACTGGAAATCGCCCAGCAGATTGGAACCACTAGGTCACAAATACTTTCAAATATAAATGACCTTGCTGTTGGGACCAGCTTTTTGTGA